A single window of Archangium gephyra DNA harbors:
- a CDS encoding helix-turn-helix transcriptional regulator, translated as MNLGTVAHAARTRARLTQAEVARRVGIQLEVYGRIERGEMFPSVPTLRRICVALEIGSDELLGLELSQPSGLRRLVDAARGLRQPQLRLLHRLARSLHAAPRD; from the coding sequence ATGAACCTCGGTACCGTGGCCCATGCGGCGCGGACGCGGGCCCGTCTCACCCAGGCGGAGGTGGCGCGCCGGGTGGGCATCCAGCTCGAGGTGTATGGCCGCATCGAGCGCGGCGAGATGTTCCCCAGCGTCCCCACGCTGCGGCGCATCTGCGTGGCGCTGGAGATCGGCTCGGACGAGCTGCTGGGGCTGGAGCTCTCCCAGCCCTCGGGCCTGCGCCGGCTGGTGGATGCCGCGCGCGGCCTGCGCCAGCCCCAGCTGCGGCTGCTGCACCGCCTGGCCCGCTCGCTCCACGCCGCGCCCCGGGACTGA
- a CDS encoding inositol monophosphatase family protein: MEQSSVRELQPIIDAVRLACELCRRVQASKAGVSRKSDASPVTIADYGAQALVCRAIARSFPDEGVIAEEGAEGFLVVPPGEREQAVRLVGKLLGERVTEEDFLRWLNHGRGVRGDRTWVIDPVDGTEGFIHGRGYAVCVGTLVEGQPVDGFIGVPVSPLDEGGTLFFTDAGRAWAETLEGSEPRALSVSDRVDPPSIRVVESYVMGRRSREMADRVYASAGFDARRARRYDGMVKYALVAAGAADLFIRGPRDIRKNPHKTWDHVAGTALVRAAGGQVTGLDGRAVDFSQGAELRGTLGLIASNGRVHPRVVEAMAKAAGEEWGFLPQPE, from the coding sequence ATGGAGCAGTCGAGCGTTCGAGAGCTACAACCCATCATCGACGCGGTGCGGCTCGCCTGCGAGCTGTGCCGCCGGGTACAGGCCTCCAAGGCGGGCGTCAGCCGCAAGAGCGACGCCAGCCCGGTGACGATCGCCGACTATGGGGCGCAGGCCCTGGTGTGCCGGGCCATCGCCCGCTCCTTCCCCGACGAGGGCGTCATCGCCGAGGAGGGCGCGGAGGGCTTCCTCGTCGTGCCGCCCGGGGAGCGGGAGCAGGCGGTGCGGCTGGTGGGCAAGCTGCTGGGCGAGCGGGTGACGGAGGAGGACTTCCTGCGCTGGCTCAACCACGGCCGGGGCGTGCGGGGGGACCGGACGTGGGTCATCGACCCGGTGGACGGGACGGAGGGCTTCATCCACGGGCGGGGCTACGCGGTGTGCGTGGGGACGCTGGTGGAGGGCCAGCCGGTGGACGGCTTCATCGGCGTGCCGGTGTCACCGCTGGACGAGGGCGGCACGCTCTTCTTCACGGACGCGGGGCGGGCCTGGGCGGAGACGCTCGAGGGCAGTGAGCCGCGCGCGTTGTCCGTGTCGGACCGGGTGGATCCACCGAGCATCCGCGTGGTGGAGAGCTACGTGATGGGCCGGCGCTCGCGGGAGATGGCGGACCGGGTGTACGCGTCGGCGGGCTTCGATGCGCGGCGGGCGCGGCGCTATGACGGGATGGTGAAGTACGCGCTGGTGGCGGCGGGGGCGGCGGACCTGTTCATCCGGGGGCCGCGGGACATCCGCAAGAATCCGCACAAGACGTGGGACCACGTGGCGGGCACGGCGCTGGTGCGCGCGGCGGGAGGCCAGGTGACGGGGCTGGATGGGCGGGCGGTGGACTTCTCGCAGGGCGCGGAGCTGCGCGGCACGCTGGGGCTCATCGCGAGCAACGGGCGTGTCCACCCGCGCGTCGTCGAGGCGATGGCCAAGGCTGCGGGCGAGGAGTGGGGTTTCCTGCCTCAGCCGGAGTGA
- a CDS encoding 3D domain-containing protein: MAAGEWMEGFTITHYIIVMESDPVFALDKKVKANGLKGEYREGFLFKAKTGVIFQGTGQTESGEFITINWNKGKPKGRDTWFTLGVGGKWKNPVKWESVAVDRAVIPLGSRLEIEAYPNRTFVAWDTGGAINGKHIDIFLGPTTLEEGNALGRKKSRVRILK; the protein is encoded by the coding sequence ATGGCAGCTGGTGAGTGGATGGAGGGCTTCACCATCACCCACTACATCATCGTGATGGAGTCGGATCCGGTGTTCGCCCTGGACAAGAAGGTGAAGGCCAACGGGCTCAAGGGCGAGTACCGCGAGGGCTTCCTCTTCAAGGCGAAGACGGGCGTCATCTTCCAGGGCACGGGGCAGACGGAGTCCGGTGAGTTCATCACCATCAACTGGAACAAGGGAAAGCCCAAGGGGCGCGACACCTGGTTCACCCTGGGCGTGGGCGGCAAGTGGAAGAACCCGGTGAAGTGGGAGTCGGTCGCCGTGGACCGGGCCGTCATTCCGCTCGGCAGCCGGCTGGAAATTGAAGCCTACCCGAACCGGACGTTCGTGGCCTGGGACACGGGCGGGGCCATCAACGGCAAGCACATCGACATCTTCCTGGGGCCCACGACGCTCGAGGAGGGCAATGCGCTCGGCCGGAAGAAGTCCCGCGTCCGCATCCTCAAGTAG
- a CDS encoding DUF4123 domain-containing protein, producing the protein MSTDTRRHAILQVRWGPLAHQKTLIEPGQVLKVGRAPSSKPALAVPHDQDLAEEQFELSWSGKRGWLHGLPGVPATLLDGEPVEQGEIFNGTWLRAGQTDFSVYFEKTTPPREPEQPDPPVLVAHKARALEVLREQKAPLYAIVDAARGERILELLHESVEDCHSLYEGPQGVALGEVAPYLVSLPRKDSWLLEALVQEGWGAHWGVFLTSAAPVLQVRRHLRKFLMVEAEGVEGRLYFRYYDPRVLGAFLPTSPPEPRKEFFGDIEVFIFNGSNGEVTVELPSLDGKRPPGRNGTMG; encoded by the coding sequence ATGAGCACGGACACCAGGCGCCACGCCATCCTCCAGGTGCGCTGGGGACCGCTGGCCCATCAGAAGACCCTCATCGAGCCCGGCCAGGTGCTGAAGGTGGGGCGCGCTCCGTCCTCCAAGCCCGCGCTGGCGGTGCCGCACGACCAGGACCTGGCGGAGGAGCAGTTCGAGCTGTCCTGGAGTGGCAAGCGGGGCTGGCTGCACGGGCTGCCGGGCGTCCCGGCGACGCTGCTGGACGGCGAGCCGGTGGAGCAGGGCGAAATCTTCAACGGCACCTGGCTGCGCGCGGGGCAGACGGACTTCTCGGTGTACTTCGAGAAGACCACCCCGCCGCGCGAGCCCGAGCAGCCGGATCCTCCCGTACTGGTGGCCCACAAGGCGCGCGCCCTGGAGGTGCTGCGCGAGCAGAAGGCCCCGCTGTACGCCATCGTCGACGCGGCGCGCGGCGAGCGCATCCTCGAGCTGCTGCACGAGTCGGTGGAGGACTGCCACTCGCTGTACGAGGGCCCGCAGGGGGTGGCGCTGGGGGAGGTGGCTCCGTACCTGGTGAGCCTGCCCCGGAAGGACTCGTGGCTGCTGGAGGCGCTGGTCCAGGAGGGCTGGGGCGCCCACTGGGGTGTCTTCCTCACCAGCGCCGCGCCCGTGCTCCAGGTGCGCCGGCACTTGCGCAAGTTCCTCATGGTGGAGGCGGAGGGCGTCGAGGGCAGGCTCTACTTCCGCTACTACGACCCTCGTGTGCTGGGCGCCTTCCTGCCCACGAGCCCCCCCGAGCCGCGCAAAGAGTTCTTCGGGGACATCGAGGTCTTCATCTTCAACGGCTCGAACGGAGAGGTCACCGTCGAGCTGCCTTCCCTGGACGGAAAGCGTCCGCCGGGCCGGAACGGGACAATGGGCTGA
- a CDS encoding PAAR domain-containing protein: MPPAARITDMHVCPMVNPGPVPHVGGPTTSGEGTVLIGYQPAARVGDSLLCTGPGVSDSISQGEASVIIGGKPAARLGDPTSHGGVIVAGCPTVVIGSSAQGQTITIAAREGTPFCEECEKRRKQQEQQSQAKEG, from the coding sequence ATGCCTCCAGCCGCACGAATCACGGACATGCACGTGTGTCCCATGGTGAATCCGGGTCCGGTGCCCCACGTGGGAGGGCCCACGACCTCGGGTGAGGGCACCGTGCTCATCGGCTACCAGCCGGCGGCCCGGGTGGGGGACTCGCTGCTGTGCACGGGCCCGGGCGTGTCGGACTCCATCTCCCAGGGCGAGGCCAGCGTCATCATCGGCGGCAAGCCCGCCGCCCGCCTGGGGGACCCCACCTCCCATGGAGGCGTCATCGTGGCCGGCTGCCCCACGGTGGTCATCGGCTCGTCCGCGCAGGGGCAGACCATCACCATCGCCGCACGCGAGGGCACGCCCTTCTGCGAGGAGTGCGAGAAGCGCCGGAAGCAGCAGGAACAGCAGTCCCAGGCGAAGGAAGGCTGA
- a CDS encoding AAA family ATPase: MTERAAGVRALVTRLVDNLERVIRGKRESLELVLCSVAAGGHVLLEDVPGTGKTTLAKALALSIGGTFKRVQFTPDLLPTDIVGASIFNPQEGSFRFREGPLFANVLIADEINRASPRTQSALLEALSEGQVTVDGQTHVLSPPFLCIATQNPVEFHGTYPLPEASLDRFAVQLSLGYLPEGEERTLLMTRSGPPPLEGMKPVCTVEEVVELQQRVQEVRLEETVADYLLRIVQATRGNPSIRLGVSTRGALLYGRMARARALMQGRDYVLPEDLKVLAVPVLAHRLVLDTRARYAGADKRALTKDLVGVVPVPR, from the coding sequence GTGACGGAGCGTGCGGCCGGGGTGCGCGCGCTGGTGACGCGGCTGGTCGACAACCTGGAGCGCGTCATCCGCGGCAAGCGCGAGTCGCTGGAGCTGGTGTTGTGCTCGGTGGCGGCGGGCGGTCACGTGCTGCTGGAGGACGTGCCGGGTACGGGGAAGACGACGCTGGCCAAGGCGCTGGCGTTGAGCATCGGCGGCACCTTCAAGCGGGTGCAGTTCACGCCGGACCTGCTGCCCACGGATATTGTGGGGGCGTCCATCTTCAATCCGCAGGAGGGCAGCTTCCGGTTCCGCGAGGGGCCGCTGTTCGCCAACGTGCTGATCGCGGATGAGATCAACCGGGCCTCGCCGCGGACGCAGTCGGCGCTGCTGGAGGCGTTGAGCGAGGGGCAGGTGACGGTGGATGGGCAGACGCACGTGCTGTCGCCGCCGTTCTTGTGCATCGCGACGCAGAACCCGGTGGAGTTCCACGGGACGTACCCGTTGCCGGAGGCCTCGCTGGACCGGTTCGCGGTGCAGCTGTCCCTGGGGTACCTGCCGGAGGGGGAGGAGCGGACGCTGTTGATGACGCGCTCGGGGCCGCCGCCGCTGGAGGGGATGAAGCCGGTGTGCACGGTGGAGGAGGTGGTGGAGCTGCAGCAGCGGGTGCAGGAGGTGCGGCTGGAGGAGACGGTGGCGGACTACCTCCTGCGGATAGTCCAGGCGACGCGAGGCAACCCGAGCATCCGGCTGGGAGTGTCGACGCGAGGGGCGCTGCTGTACGGGCGTATGGCGAGGGCGAGGGCGCTGATGCAGGGGCGGGACTACGTGCTGCCGGAGGACCTGAAGGTGCTGGCGGTGCCGGTGCTGGCGCACAGACTGGTGCTGGACACGCGGGCGAGGTACGCGGGAGCGGACAAGAGGGCCCTCACGAAGGACCTGGTCGGCGTCGTGCCGGTGCCGCGCTGA
- a CDS encoding type VI secretion system Vgr family protein → MVARAHVHEVGGAPVFLFDIGDHDEPMRVLRFSGSEGLSSLFEFQVELACENPDVDSAQVVGKTALLAIRGDSGFRHLSGIISRFEQVNELPHYALYRATVVPVVWRLQHRHDCRIFQKLDTPAILKKVFETAGVPADRVRFSLVNSYEPRDYCVQYRESDWAFASRLMEEDGIFYFFEHHEDKHILVLGDTESALKPIDGGDTLPFRRASGGVVMEDHVARFRRVQEVRPGKTSLRDFNFKKPGLPMEAQHAAEVDADLEVYDYPGEYQDPGRGSSAKGTSLAKLRLEAWQASRVQTQGESDCERLCPGRLFSLQEHTRGDYNGRYLLTHVSHDGQQPQVMDEEAPMEDFSYTNTFTCIPEKTPYRPPRVTPRPYVQGGQTAVVVGPSGEEIHVDEWGRVKVQFHWDRQGKLDENSSCWVRVSQPWGGELWGRMFIPRIGQEVVVDFIEGDPDRPIITGRVYNGANLVPYELPGEKTKSTIKSNSSLNGDGYNEVRFEDEKSKEQYFQHAERNMDVHVKNDSFENILHDRHQTIGSQGKNGKVGDQNELVMRDKSLTVHRHVQEHVGGNLKRHVGGIDGAGDVDIVIQSNRKELVHKNSHLHVKHWLLEKVDGTQSLQVGKDLHTSVGQLNAVDAGKELHLKSKKIVVEAATGITIQAPGGFITIDAGGIAIKGSVVLINSGGAALSGSGVAPTAPEDAVEARPTKPALADDGKVRPPSGLAVAQGASELEPVKPMNLAATMLPMALLQARAPTVTCVQLANQIDEMDHAKVRAALAADVYNQSGTPGKLPPGFTRANDEQLRNIFQGQLSDEQIKNLTSPEGSSYRAAIYQDESGKAYLAFRGTENKEGLKDWKENLLQGAGMESQHYEKAKKLAEVLDVATDGNMEIIGHSKGGGMAAAAGLMTGAKTTTFNPAGVHPKTVGGMNMSNASANINAYVVEGEVLNWVQDNRAVIQGGAVIAGTKLGGPLGGMVAAMLVNGTLPQATGRRVNLPPPKDFKHAWYDPVLYRVDLHGMDNVQKSLEEHQENLKNQYVADGCEAQLGKR, encoded by the coding sequence ATGGTTGCTCGCGCACACGTACACGAGGTGGGGGGAGCTCCGGTCTTCCTGTTCGACATCGGAGACCACGACGAGCCGATGCGGGTGCTCCGCTTCTCGGGCTCGGAGGGGCTGTCCAGCCTGTTCGAGTTCCAGGTGGAGCTGGCCTGCGAGAACCCGGACGTGGACTCCGCGCAGGTGGTGGGCAAGACGGCGCTGCTGGCCATCCGCGGCGACTCCGGCTTCCGCCACCTGAGCGGCATCATCAGCCGCTTCGAGCAGGTGAACGAGCTGCCGCACTACGCCCTCTACCGGGCCACGGTGGTGCCCGTGGTGTGGCGGCTCCAGCACCGGCACGACTGCCGCATCTTCCAGAAGCTCGACACGCCCGCCATCCTCAAGAAGGTCTTCGAGACGGCGGGCGTGCCCGCGGACCGGGTGCGCTTCTCGCTCGTCAACTCGTACGAGCCGCGCGACTACTGCGTGCAGTACCGCGAGTCGGACTGGGCCTTCGCCAGCCGCCTCATGGAAGAGGACGGCATCTTCTATTTCTTCGAGCACCACGAGGACAAACACATCCTCGTGCTCGGCGACACGGAGTCGGCGCTCAAGCCCATCGACGGAGGGGACACGCTGCCCTTCCGGCGCGCCTCGGGAGGCGTGGTGATGGAGGACCACGTGGCGCGCTTCCGCCGCGTGCAGGAGGTGCGTCCGGGCAAGACGAGCCTGCGCGACTTCAACTTCAAGAAGCCCGGACTGCCCATGGAGGCCCAGCACGCGGCCGAGGTGGATGCGGACCTGGAGGTGTATGACTACCCCGGCGAGTACCAGGACCCGGGCCGTGGCTCCTCGGCCAAGGGCACCTCCCTCGCGAAGCTGCGGCTGGAGGCGTGGCAGGCCTCGCGGGTGCAGACGCAGGGGGAGAGTGACTGCGAGCGCCTGTGTCCGGGACGGCTCTTCTCGCTGCAGGAGCACACGCGCGGGGACTACAACGGCCGCTACCTGCTCACCCACGTGAGCCATGACGGCCAGCAGCCCCAGGTGATGGACGAAGAAGCCCCCATGGAGGACTTCAGCTACACCAACACCTTCACCTGCATCCCGGAGAAGACGCCCTACCGGCCTCCCCGGGTGACGCCCCGCCCCTACGTCCAGGGAGGACAGACGGCGGTGGTGGTGGGGCCCTCGGGCGAGGAAATCCACGTGGACGAGTGGGGCCGCGTGAAGGTCCAGTTCCACTGGGACCGCCAGGGCAAGCTGGACGAGAACAGTTCCTGCTGGGTGCGCGTGAGCCAGCCCTGGGGCGGCGAGCTGTGGGGACGCATGTTCATCCCGCGCATCGGCCAGGAGGTCGTCGTCGACTTCATCGAGGGAGACCCGGACCGGCCCATCATCACCGGCCGCGTGTACAACGGCGCCAACCTCGTCCCCTACGAGCTGCCCGGGGAGAAGACGAAGAGCACCATCAAGTCCAACTCGTCCCTGAACGGGGACGGCTACAACGAGGTGCGCTTCGAGGACGAGAAGAGCAAGGAGCAGTACTTCCAGCACGCCGAGCGCAACATGGACGTGCACGTGAAGAACGACTCCTTCGAGAACATCCTGCACGACCGGCACCAGACCATTGGAAGCCAGGGGAAGAACGGGAAGGTGGGCGACCAGAACGAGCTGGTGATGCGGGACAAGAGCCTCACGGTGCACCGCCATGTGCAGGAGCACGTGGGCGGCAACCTGAAGCGGCACGTGGGTGGCATCGACGGCGCGGGGGACGTGGACATCGTCATCCAGTCCAACCGCAAGGAGCTGGTGCACAAGAACAGCCACCTGCACGTCAAACATTGGCTGCTCGAGAAGGTGGACGGCACCCAGTCGCTGCAGGTCGGCAAGGACCTGCACACCTCGGTGGGCCAGCTGAACGCGGTGGACGCGGGCAAGGAGCTCCACCTCAAGTCCAAGAAGATCGTCGTCGAGGCGGCGACCGGCATCACCATCCAGGCCCCGGGCGGCTTCATCACCATCGACGCGGGTGGCATCGCCATCAAGGGCTCGGTGGTGCTCATCAACAGCGGAGGCGCGGCGCTGTCCGGCAGCGGCGTGGCACCCACCGCTCCCGAGGACGCGGTGGAGGCCAGGCCCACCAAACCGGCCCTGGCGGACGATGGAAAGGTGCGGCCGCCGAGCGGCCTCGCGGTGGCCCAGGGCGCCTCGGAGCTCGAGCCCGTCAAGCCGATGAACCTGGCGGCCACCATGCTGCCCATGGCGCTCTTGCAGGCCCGCGCACCCACCGTCACGTGCGTGCAGCTCGCCAATCAAATCGACGAGATGGACCACGCCAAGGTCCGCGCCGCGCTCGCCGCGGACGTGTACAACCAGAGCGGCACCCCCGGCAAACTCCCCCCGGGCTTCACCCGCGCCAACGACGAGCAGCTCCGCAACATCTTCCAGGGCCAGCTCTCCGACGAGCAGATCAAGAACCTCACCTCGCCCGAGGGCTCCAGCTACCGCGCCGCCATCTACCAGGACGAGAGCGGCAAGGCGTACCTGGCCTTCCGCGGCACGGAGAACAAGGAGGGCCTCAAGGACTGGAAGGAGAACCTCCTCCAGGGCGCCGGCATGGAGAGCCAGCACTACGAGAAGGCCAAGAAGCTGGCCGAGGTCCTCGATGTCGCCACGGACGGCAACATGGAGATCATCGGCCACTCCAAGGGTGGAGGCATGGCGGCCGCGGCGGGCCTCATGACGGGCGCCAAGACGACGACCTTCAACCCGGCGGGCGTCCACCCCAAAACGGTGGGCGGCATGAACATGTCCAACGCCAGTGCCAACATCAACGCCTACGTCGTGGAGGGCGAGGTGCTCAACTGGGTCCAGGACAACCGGGCGGTGATTCAGGGAGGCGCCGTCATCGCGGGCACGAAGCTGGGAGGCCCGCTGGGCGGAATGGTGGCGGCGATGCTCGTCAACGGCACGCTGCCCCAGGCCACCGGCCGCCGGGTGAATCTCCCGCCGCCCAAGGACTTCAAGCACGCCTGGTACGATCCGGTGCTGTACCGGGTGGACCTGCACGGCATGGACAATGTGCAGAAGAGCCTCGAGGAGCATCAGGAGAACCTCAAGAACCAGTACGTCGCCGACGGGTGCGAGGCTCAGCTTGGAAAGCGATAG
- a CDS encoding MFS transporter, giving the protein MAASASVSNVLPLLRHNPDYRRLFFATVVSLLGDWFAFVAISGFVTESTGRPGSAAVIHAASVLPVFLFSPLAGLVADRVDRKRLMVSVDLLRVLPALGLLASLRLHSPTLAISCVALLAALSSFFDPVAEASVPNVVPPEQLALAQAALGAVWGTMLFIGAAVGGLTTLAFGREASLVLNAATFLLSALLVAGIRRPLQHHGPPTTHGLGAQLGEVWTLARQSHVTLSLLATKAGVGLGNGIVGLLPAFATARFASGDAGVGMLLAARGLGALLGPFLGQRWAGDDGRRLFFVCGASMVTYGLAYVLLPFAPSLPLAALCVLLAHLGGGAQWVLSTYGLQVSTPDRLRGRVLALDFGLATLAVGVSSLVAGGAAELVGLATASWTLAGASILYGLGWLGWTRGLWRSRTDVLAAYRPPHSG; this is encoded by the coding sequence ATGGCCGCCTCCGCCTCCGTCAGCAACGTGCTGCCCCTCCTGCGGCACAACCCGGACTACCGCCGACTCTTCTTCGCCACGGTCGTCTCCCTGCTCGGCGACTGGTTCGCCTTCGTGGCCATCAGCGGTTTCGTCACCGAGTCCACCGGCCGCCCCGGCTCCGCCGCCGTCATCCACGCCGCCAGCGTCCTGCCCGTCTTCCTCTTCTCCCCCCTCGCCGGCCTCGTCGCGGACCGTGTCGACCGCAAGCGCCTCATGGTCTCCGTGGACCTGCTGCGCGTCCTCCCCGCCCTCGGCCTGCTCGCCTCCCTGCGCCTGCACTCCCCCACGCTCGCCATCTCCTGCGTCGCCCTGCTCGCCGCCCTCTCCTCCTTCTTCGATCCCGTCGCCGAGGCCTCCGTCCCCAACGTCGTCCCTCCCGAGCAGCTCGCCCTCGCCCAGGCCGCCCTCGGCGCCGTCTGGGGCACCATGCTCTTCATCGGCGCCGCCGTCGGAGGCCTCACCACCCTCGCCTTCGGCCGCGAGGCCAGCCTCGTCCTCAACGCCGCCACCTTCCTCCTCTCCGCCCTCCTCGTCGCCGGCATCCGCCGCCCCCTCCAGCACCACGGGCCCCCCACCACCCATGGCCTCGGCGCCCAGCTCGGCGAGGTGTGGACGCTCGCCCGCCAGAGCCACGTCACCCTCTCCCTGCTCGCCACCAAGGCGGGCGTGGGGCTCGGCAATGGAATCGTGGGGCTGCTGCCCGCCTTCGCCACCGCCCGCTTCGCCTCCGGAGACGCGGGCGTGGGCATGCTGCTCGCGGCGCGTGGCCTGGGCGCCCTGCTTGGCCCCTTCCTCGGCCAGCGCTGGGCCGGTGACGACGGCCGACGCCTCTTCTTCGTGTGCGGCGCCTCCATGGTGACGTACGGGCTCGCCTACGTGCTGCTCCCCTTCGCCCCCTCCCTGCCCCTGGCCGCCCTGTGCGTGCTGCTGGCCCACCTCGGCGGCGGCGCGCAGTGGGTGCTCTCCACCTACGGCCTCCAGGTGTCCACCCCCGACAGGCTCCGCGGCCGCGTGCTCGCCCTCGACTTCGGCCTCGCCACGCTCGCCGTCGGGGTGTCCTCACTCGTGGCCGGTGGCGCCGCCGAGCTCGTGGGGCTCGCGACCGCCTCCTGGACCCTCGCCGGCGCCTCCATCCTGTATGGCTTGGGGTGGCTGGGGTGGACGCGTGGCCTGTGGCGCAGCCGCACGGACGTGCTCGCCGCGTACCGCCCGCCTCACTCCGGCTGA
- a CDS encoding type VI secretion system Vgr family protein: MVARALVHLLGETPLFLFEVTGLGEQLKVLRFSGSEGMSSLYEFQVEVACENQDLDFSQVVGKPGVLSLNGELVPRYVHGIVSRFEQVNELPRYAIYRVTVVPQVWRLQHRHDCRIFQKLDTPTILKKVFETAGIPAEAVRFSLVNSYEPRDYCVQYRESDWAFASRLMEEDGIFYFFEHVEDQHVLVLGDTESALKAIDGVELLPFRRSTGGVVQEDHVLRFRRLQEVRPGKTSLRDFNFKKPGLPMEAQHEAEVDADLEVYDYPGEYQDPGRGSSAKGTTIARLRLEAWQAARMQAQGESDCERLAPGRLFTLQEHSREDYNGRYLLTHVSHSGSQPQVMEEESQQGEFSYSNYFTCIPEKVPYRPARVTPRPHVRGVQTAVVVGPSGEEIHVDEWGRVKVQFHWDRQGKLDENSSCWVRVSQLWAGEGWGAMFIPRIGQEVIVDFIEGDPDRPLIIGRVYNGANLVPYELPAHKTKSTIKSNSSLGGDGYNELRFEDEKGKEQFFMHAERNMDVHVKNDSFENILHDRHQTIGSQGKDGKVGDQNEMVLRDKSLTVHRHSQEHVGGDLKLLVGGIDGPGDVDIVIKSNRMELVHKNSHLHVKQNLNEKVDGSQSLQVDGDLHMKVGGLHALEAGKELHLKSDKIVLEATSGITIKGPGGFITIDASGIAIKGTLVQINTGGSALAGSGVKPTAPTEAVEATPTVPTPADDGSKP, encoded by the coding sequence ATGGTCGCTCGGGCACTCGTGCACCTGCTGGGGGAGACGCCGCTCTTCCTCTTCGAAGTGACGGGATTGGGAGAGCAGCTCAAGGTGCTGCGCTTCTCCGGCTCGGAGGGCATGTCGAGCCTCTACGAGTTCCAGGTGGAGGTGGCCTGCGAGAACCAGGACCTGGACTTCTCGCAGGTGGTGGGCAAGCCGGGGGTGCTGTCGCTCAACGGCGAGCTGGTGCCCCGGTACGTGCACGGCATCGTCAGCCGCTTCGAGCAGGTGAACGAGCTGCCGCGCTACGCCATCTACCGCGTCACGGTGGTGCCGCAGGTGTGGCGGCTCCAGCACCGGCATGACTGCCGCATCTTCCAGAAGCTCGACACGCCCACCATCCTCAAGAAGGTCTTCGAGACGGCCGGCATCCCCGCGGAAGCGGTGCGCTTCTCGCTCGTCAACTCGTACGAGCCGCGCGACTACTGCGTGCAGTACCGCGAGTCGGACTGGGCCTTCGCCAGCCGCCTGATGGAAGAGGACGGCATCTTCTATTTCTTCGAGCACGTGGAGGACCAACACGTCCTCGTGCTCGGCGACACGGAGTCGGCGCTCAAGGCCATCGACGGGGTGGAGCTGCTGCCCTTCCGCCGCTCCACGGGGGGCGTGGTGCAGGAAGACCACGTGCTGCGCTTCCGCCGCCTGCAGGAGGTGCGTCCGGGCAAGACGAGCCTGCGCGACTTCAACTTCAAGAAGCCCGGACTGCCCATGGAGGCCCAGCACGAGGCCGAGGTGGATGCGGACCTGGAGGTGTACGACTACCCCGGCGAGTACCAGGACCCGGGCCGTGGCTCCTCGGCCAAGGGCACCACCATCGCCCGGCTGAGGCTCGAGGCGTGGCAGGCGGCCCGGATGCAGGCGCAGGGAGAGAGTGATTGCGAGCGCCTCGCCCCCGGGCGGCTCTTCACCCTCCAGGAGCACTCGCGCGAGGACTACAACGGCCGCTACCTGCTCACCCACGTGAGCCACTCGGGCAGCCAGCCCCAGGTGATGGAGGAGGAGTCGCAGCAGGGCGAGTTCAGCTACTCCAACTACTTCACCTGCATCCCGGAGAAGGTGCCCTACCGGCCCGCCCGCGTGACGCCCCGGCCGCATGTGCGCGGCGTGCAGACGGCGGTGGTGGTGGGCCCCTCGGGAGAAGAAATCCACGTGGATGAGTGGGGCCGCGTGAAGGTCCAGTTCCACTGGGACCGCCAGGGCAAGCTGGACGAGAACAGCTCCTGCTGGGTGCGCGTGAGCCAGCTGTGGGCCGGCGAGGGCTGGGGTGCCATGTTCATCCCGCGCATCGGCCAGGAGGTCATCGTCGACTTCATCGAGGGGGACCCGGACCGGCCGCTCATCATCGGCCGCGTGTACAACGGCGCCAACCTCGTCCCCTACGAGCTGCCCGCGCACAAGACGAAGAGCACCATCAAGTCCAACTCGTCCCTGGGAGGCGACGGCTACAACGAGCTGCGCTTCGAGGACGAGAAGGGCAAGGAGCAGTTCTTCATGCACGCCGAGCGCAACATGGACGTGCACGTGAAGAACGACTCCTTCGAGAACATCCTGCACGACCGGCACCAGACGATTGGCAGCCAGGGCAAGGACGGCAAGGTCGGCGACCAGAACGAGATGGTGCTGCGGGACAAGAGCCTCACGGTGCACCGTCACAGCCAGGAGCACGTGGGCGGGGACCTGAAGCTGCTGGTGGGCGGCATCGATGGCCCCGGAGACGTGGACATCGTCATCAAGTCCAACCGCATGGAGTTGGTGCACAAGAACAGCCACCTGCACGTCAAACAGAACCTCAACGAGAAGGTGGACGGCTCCCAGTCACTGCAGGTGGACGGGGACCTGCACATGAAGGTGGGCGGGCTGCACGCCCTGGAGGCGGGCAAGGAGCTCCACCTCAAGTCCGATAAAATCGTCCTCGAGGCCACGAGCGGCATCACCATCAAGGGGCCGGGCGGCTTCATCACCATCGACGCGAGCGGCATCGCCATCAAGGGCACGCTGGTGCAGATCAACACCGGCGGCTCGGCGCTGGCCGGCAGTGGCGTGAAGCCCACCGCCCCCACGGAAGCGGTGGAGGCCACGCCCACCGTGCCCACCCCGGCGGACGACGGAAGCAAGCCCTGA